A genomic region of Bactrocera dorsalis isolate Fly_Bdor chromosome 3, ASM2337382v1, whole genome shotgun sequence contains the following coding sequences:
- the LOC105227546 gene encoding WD repeat-containing protein 48 homolog, with translation MLTHKGCQGGRKKMQVSFVIRDAEEKQHRNGVNALQLDPNNGKLYSAGRDAIIRVWNTRTESSEKYIQSMEHHNDWVNDIVLCCNGRNLISASCDTTVKVWNAHKGFCMSTLRTHRDYVQALAYARDREQVASAGLDKAIFLWDVNTLTALTASNNTVTTSSLTGSKDSIYSLAMNPSGTVIVSGSTENILRIWDPRTCTRSMKLRGHTENVRALVVSPDGSQVVSGSSDGTIKLWNLGQQRCIQTLHVHKEGVWALLMSENFQYVISGSRDKNIIVTELRNPSNSVLVCEERAPVLSLGYNIDKTGVWATTWNSDIRCWKLPLYDKCTLTSSGGMDAQWAIASNTELTCIKGGAAVKKCVVLNDKRYIVTKDTEENVAIYDVLRVMKKEDLGKVDFDEELKKRNKQVYIPNWFTVDLKTGMPTIVLGQDEVDCFAAWVSIEAGLPECAEPTSETKINYGKLLLEALLESWTPPHSLPQSELEPDSHGNGYFQVPKHTPVIFSEVGGRTVCRLLVRDAAGESESTLLHETVPQWVTDVVIEKTIPKFLKIPFFLQPHPQMIKPERTKKDRLVANEFIQCRKVCEHVLEKVLGAETTPSGGNASNSSQNSQSDANSEGSQVPAEDRIELWCNDVVVDPNMDLRTVRHFIWKQSTDLTFQYKTKPNFSYDGKL, from the exons ATGTTAACGCATAAAGGTTGTCAAGGTGGACGTAAGAAAATGCAG GTGTCGTTTGTAATACGAGATGCCGAGGAAAAACAACACAGAAACGGTGTTAATGCGCTACAACTCGACCCCAACAATGGCAAACTATATTCCGCTGGGCGTGATGCTATTATTCGAGTATGGAACACAAGAACAGAATCTTCAGAGAAATATATACAATCAATGGAACACCATAACGATTGGGTTAATGATATAGTGCTCTGTTGTAATGGCAGAAATT TAATAAGCGCCAGCTGTGATACCACCGTCAAAGTGTGGAATGCCCATAAAGGCTTCTGCATGTCAACGCTACGCACACATCGAGATTATGTGCAGGCATTGGCCTATGCCAGAGATCGCGAACAAGTGGCAAGTGCAGGGCTGGACAAAGCGATTTTCCTTTGGGACGTTAACACCCTAACCGCACTGACTGCCAGCAACAATACCGTTACAA CCTCTAGTCTCACCGGTTCTAAAGACTCTATATACAGTCTGGCTATGAACCCTTCGGGTACGGTTATTGTTAGCGGTTCAACGGAAAATATATTACGTATTTGGGATCCTCGTACCTGTACACGGAGCATGAAGCTACGAGGTCACACTGAAAATGTACGTGCATTAGTAGTTTCCCCTGATGGCAGTCAAGTAGTCTCTGGCAGTTCAGATGGAACAATCAAACTTTGGAATTTGGGCCAACAGCGGTGTATACAGACATTACATGTACACAAGGAAGGTGTTTGGGCGCTATTGATGAGTGAAAACTTTCAGTATGTGATTTCCGGCAGTCGAGATAAGAATATCATAGTAACAGAGTTAAGGAACCCAAGTAATTCGGTATTAGTTTGTGAGGAGCGTGCGCCAGTGCTTAGTCTTGGATATAACATTGATAAAACAGGTGTTTGGGCCACTACGTGGAATTCAGATATACGCTGTTGGAAATTACCTTTATATGACAAATGTACTTTAACATCTAGTGGAGGAATGGACGCACAGTGGGCGATAGCGTCGAACACAGAACTGACATGCATCAAAG GTGGTGCGGCCGTTAAGAAATGTGTCGTTTTAAACGACAAACGTTATATAGTAACCAAGGATACTGAGGAGAATGTTGCTATTTACGATGTGCTGCGTGTAATGAAAAAAGAGGATTTGGGCAAAGTGGATTTTGATGAAGAATTGAAGAAACGCAATAAACAAGTTTACATTCCTAATTGGTTTACGGTGGATTTAAAGACTGGA ATGCCAACAATTGTATTAGGCCAGGATGAAGTTGATTGCTTTGCTGCGTGGGTGTCTATAGAAGCTGGACTTCCAGAATGTGCGGAACCAACATCAGAGACTAAG aTAAATTATGGCAAACTACTACTGGAAGCATTATTAGAAAGCTGGACACCGCCACACAGCTTACCGCAAAGTGAATTAGAGCCAGATAGCCATGGAAATGGTTACTTTCAAGTGCCCAAGCACACACCAGTTATTTTTAg TGAGGTAGGTGGACGTACGGTTTGTCGACTTTTGGTGCGCGATGCAGCTGGAGAGAGTGAAAGTACGTTATTGCATGAAACCGTACCACAGTGGGTCACAGATGTAGTGATCGAAAAGACTATTCCGAAGTTCTTAAAAATACCATTCTTCCTGCAGCCGCACCCACAAATGATTAAACCTGAACGTACCAAAAAG GATCGTCTAGTTGCCAACGAGTTTATACAATGTCGCAAAGTGTGCGAGCATGTTTTGGAAAAAGTACTGGGTGCAGAGACAACACCGAGTGGCGGTAACGCTTCAAATTCTTCGCAGAATAGTCAAAGTGATGCGAATTCCGAGGGATCACAAGTACCTGCAGAGGATCGCATCGAGTTATGGTGTAACGATGTT GTGGTAGATCCTAACATGGACTTGCGTACAGTGCGTCACTTCATTTGGAAACAGTCGACCGATTTGACTTTCCAATATAAGACAAAGCCAAATTTTAGCTATGATGGTAAACTGTGA
- the LOC105227520 gene encoding trafficking protein particle complex subunit 2-like protein isoform X1 translates to MAVCISIIGKDNAPLYLTTADMDKELELQYRVHAALDVVEEKCQPISKATPESKELYLGMLYSTETHKIYGFVTNTKIKFVIVVDSGNIALRENEVRAMFRNLHMLYTDAVCNPFYAPGEPLASKKFDRAVQKIMGGNA, encoded by the exons ATGGCTGTGTGCATTTCAATAATTGGGAAAGAT AATGCCCCTTTATATCTAACTACAGCTGATATGGATAAGGAACTGGAACTTCAGTATCGGGTCCATGCTGCACTCGATGTCGTTGAGGAAAAATGTCAGCCTATCAGTAAAGCTACGCCAGAATCCAAAGAACTCTACTTGGGTATGCTGTACTCGACTGAAACACATAAGAT TTATGGCTTCGTGACTAACACCAAAATTAAGTTTGTCATAGTTGTGGATTCAGGAAATATAGCACTGCGTGAGAATGAAGTGAGAGCG ATGTTTCGAAATTTACATATGCTTTACACGGATGCTGTCTGTAATCCATTTTATGCACCGGGCGAGCCCCTCGCTTCTAA AAAATTCGATCGTGCGGTACAAAAAATTATGGGCGGCAATGCTTAA
- the LOC105229134 gene encoding uncharacterized protein LOC105229134 isoform X1 produces the protein MQFCWQHRMAKLKLMDSFTLLIVCLYLLTVNVSAGNQTLKKDLHDDKAFVEEVIKAPENELHHVGTDKSIKEEPAAATHEQITTTKNEQQSVAVEKQQKLSPVPQAEPTISPKERFSHVVEETKYKTKDVNLDYEDDDLPGSYITGFYIFIGLSMCAMLFIVVRVYRLRLSRAERRYGVQGDRSTHELVPLPVSIEDDNSEDEDHTLFEVNRQQIRIL, from the exons ATGCAATTTTGTTGg CAGCATAGAATGGCTAAACTGAAATTAATGGATAGTTTTACACTGCTGATTGTGTGCTTATATTTGCTAACAGTAAACGTCTCTGCCGGGAATCAAACATTGAAGAAAGATTTGCACGATGATAAGGCATTTGTGGAAGAAGTAATCAAAGCTCCCGAGAATGAATTGCATCATGTTGGTACCGATAAGAGCATTAAAGAAGAACCGGCAGCAGCAACACAcgaacaaataacaacaacgaaaaatgaACAACAAAGCGTCGCggtagaaaaacaacaaaaactgtcaCCTGTACCACAGGCTGAACCAACGATATCACCTAAGGAGCGTTTTAGTCACGTAGTTGAAGAAACGAAATATAAAACCAAAGATGTCAATCTCGATTATGAAGATGATGATTTGCCTGGTTCATATATAACCGGATTCTATATATTTATTGGCCTTAGTATGTGCGCAATGCTCTTTATTGTTGTACGGGTATATAG ATTACGTTTATCGAGAGCTGAACGTAGGTACGGTGTACAAGGTGATCGCAGTACGCATGAGCTGGTACCTCTACCCGTTTCTATTGAAGATGATAATAGTGAGGATGAAGATCATACTTTATTCGAAGTGAATCGCCAACAAATTCGAATATTATGA
- the LOC105227537 gene encoding protein Vhl, whose amino-acid sequence MALPPFEPPEEEFPFHRNGFYEPPFQPCYVLFFNTTNRHIKLFWFDNKETKYHTSLAPGHHVKTNTFTHHPWIFCDRDSNELMSVHNLPRYWPIPYKMRNPNNPARMVPCRKEIRIQYPLRTLRESCLCRIVNTLNPLHPIAAVNIIDERMSLPHILKKELKRRLRRPLGTEPINEEWEDSIVVKYNIPRNQ is encoded by the exons ATGGCTTTGCCCCCTTTTGAACCACCTGAAGAAGAATTCCCGTTCCACAGAAATGGTTTTTATGAACCTCCTTTTCAGCCCTGTTATGTGCTCTTCTTCAACACGACAAATCGCCATATCAAATTGTTTTGGTTCGACAACAAGGAGACTAAATATCATACCTCATTGGCGCCAGGCCACCACGTCAAAACCAATACTTTCACCCATCATCCTTGGATATTTTGTGATAGGGATAGTAACGAATTAATGAGT GTGCACAATCTACCTAGATATTGGCCCATCCCTTACAAAATGCGCAATCCAAATAATCCCGCACGTATGGTGCCTTGTCGTAAAGAGATCAGAATACAATATCCTTTACGAACTTTACGCGAAAGTTGCCTTTGCCGAATTGTAAATACGTTGAATCCATTGCATCCAATAGCGGCGGTCAATATAATTGATGAACGTATGTCCTTAccacatattttgaaaaaagaactAAAACGACGTTTAAGACGGCCACTGGGTACCGAACCAATCAACGAGGAGTGGGAGGATAGCAtagttgtaaaatataatataccaAGAAATCAATAG
- the LOC105227520 gene encoding trafficking protein particle complex subunit 2-like protein isoform X2 produces the protein MDKELELQYRVHAALDVVEEKCQPISKATPESKELYLGMLYSTETHKIYGFVTNTKIKFVIVVDSGNIALRENEVRAMFRNLHMLYTDAVCNPFYAPGEPLASKKFDRAVQKIMGGNA, from the exons ATGGATAAGGAACTGGAACTTCAGTATCGGGTCCATGCTGCACTCGATGTCGTTGAGGAAAAATGTCAGCCTATCAGTAAAGCTACGCCAGAATCCAAAGAACTCTACTTGGGTATGCTGTACTCGACTGAAACACATAAGAT TTATGGCTTCGTGACTAACACCAAAATTAAGTTTGTCATAGTTGTGGATTCAGGAAATATAGCACTGCGTGAGAATGAAGTGAGAGCG ATGTTTCGAAATTTACATATGCTTTACACGGATGCTGTCTGTAATCCATTTTATGCACCGGGCGAGCCCCTCGCTTCTAA AAAATTCGATCGTGCGGTACAAAAAATTATGGGCGGCAATGCTTAA
- the LOC105229134 gene encoding uncharacterized protein LOC105229134 isoform X2, giving the protein MQFCWHRMAKLKLMDSFTLLIVCLYLLTVNVSAGNQTLKKDLHDDKAFVEEVIKAPENELHHVGTDKSIKEEPAAATHEQITTTKNEQQSVAVEKQQKLSPVPQAEPTISPKERFSHVVEETKYKTKDVNLDYEDDDLPGSYITGFYIFIGLSMCAMLFIVVRVYRLRLSRAERRYGVQGDRSTHELVPLPVSIEDDNSEDEDHTLFEVNRQQIRIL; this is encoded by the exons ATGCAATTTTGTTGg CATAGAATGGCTAAACTGAAATTAATGGATAGTTTTACACTGCTGATTGTGTGCTTATATTTGCTAACAGTAAACGTCTCTGCCGGGAATCAAACATTGAAGAAAGATTTGCACGATGATAAGGCATTTGTGGAAGAAGTAATCAAAGCTCCCGAGAATGAATTGCATCATGTTGGTACCGATAAGAGCATTAAAGAAGAACCGGCAGCAGCAACACAcgaacaaataacaacaacgaaaaatgaACAACAAAGCGTCGCggtagaaaaacaacaaaaactgtcaCCTGTACCACAGGCTGAACCAACGATATCACCTAAGGAGCGTTTTAGTCACGTAGTTGAAGAAACGAAATATAAAACCAAAGATGTCAATCTCGATTATGAAGATGATGATTTGCCTGGTTCATATATAACCGGATTCTATATATTTATTGGCCTTAGTATGTGCGCAATGCTCTTTATTGTTGTACGGGTATATAG ATTACGTTTATCGAGAGCTGAACGTAGGTACGGTGTACAAGGTGATCGCAGTACGCATGAGCTGGTACCTCTACCCGTTTCTATTGAAGATGATAATAGTGAGGATGAAGATCATACTTTATTCGAAGTGAATCGCCAACAAATTCGAATATTATGA